The Marinomonas sp. CT5 genome contains the following window.
TCTAACTGGAAGCTTGAAGAAACTTCAAACTCACTGTCTGTTGTGTAGGTGAAGTTAAACGCAGGCGAAAACGTCCAGTGGTTGAGCCCTGTCGTGATTGTCTCGTCTTTATCGTAATGGCCTGTTGGGATTTGTATTTGTAGCTGAGTATTGGTCGCTAAATTTGCTGACGGGTGCCACTGCAGGATATAAGGAATAATTTGAATATCTGCGATGCCTGAATCTGAGCCTGCAACTTTGATGTTGGCACTTGGCACTGTGCCATCAATGTCGAGATTTAGGAACGGAGCAACAATACCATACCCATAGGTTGCACCCTGAAATTGTGTGTCGGTCATTTTGATGTAAGTGAGTGAAAGAGCTTTTACGGTTTGAGAAAAGTCCGTTAACTTGTCGTTCCCACTGCCATCTAAATTTTTGTTCGCTTTGTAGATTGAGGCCCTTATCGCAAAAGTACCTACGTCCGTCGCTGGAGGCATATAACCAGCTCCAAAACCATAAATACCTGGAGCAGTACTTGGCGCACCGTTTTCAGTTGCGAGTACCGAGCCCGATAGTATAAGACCTGCACTAATACTAACGATTGAGCTTAATTTAAATCTATTCATACATTCCTCTTTTATTGTTATTAGTTGTACGAAAGAAGCATGCCTAGAGTTATGTATTAATTCATATCCCATTTAGGATAGTTGGTAAAATTAATTGTTTATATTTTCAACTAAATATCCCGTTCGGATGAATTGTTGGTTTTTAAAAGAAGAATTATTGCAGAATGTTATTTTGGGTCAGTAATGAAAAGAGGGTGTTTTGGGAGGAATGTAAAACGATGGAATATCTTAGCAAACAGTAAGAGTTCCATCGTTTTCTTTAAATAACGTCAATTTTTATAGCGCACTATTTCCTTGTACGCTTGGCACATGAAAGTCTGGTTTGATCGCTGTGATATGTTTTGTTAAGTAATTCAATAACATGCCATACATAGGAATGAATAGACCAAGGCTAATGATGAGTTTAAAACCAAAATCCGCTAAGGCAATTTCCTGCCAATGTTGTGCCATAAATGGGTCTGGGCTTTGATAAAACGCAATACCAAAGAAGGCCAATGTGTCTAATCCATTACCAAATAATGTTGAGGCTGCAGGGGCAATCCACCATTGTTTTAATTGGCGTAGGCGGTTAAACACTTGGATATCTAGTACTTGACCTAGTAAGTAGGCCATCAGACTCGCGATAGCTATACGTCCAACAAAGGTGTTTAACGATGACAAATCCCCGAAGCCTTGAAATGCCCCTTGAGCAAAGACTACCGATAAAACGTAAGAAACGATTAACGATGGAATCATGACCAAGAAGATAATTTTTCTTGCTAGTGACGCACCAAAGATTCTTACCGTGAGGTCGGTCGCTAAGAAGATAAAAGGAAAAGTGAATGCTCCCCAAGTGGTATGAAATCCTAATACCGTGAAGGGAATTTGGACTAGATAATTGCTTGAAGCAATGATTAGTAAGTGAAATATCGCAAGATACCACAGGGCCTTGCTTTTTTGCTCAGATGTAAACGTGCTCATATTGTGACCTTTTTCGTTTGATTGGGGTGAGGGAACCCAAATTTTCTCATTCGCCTTTAAAAAGCGAACTTCCAGTTATGTCGCATTAAAATGCGGGGCAGAATTATACATGAATCATTTGGTTAAAAAAGCGCCAACATTAAAAAATAGTGCCTGGAAAGACAAAAATGTCTAAAGAACGGTGCTTAAGGCGCTAATTTTTTGTTTTTAGCGGATACCCGATTCGTGATATCCAGTTATGGTAAAACCATCCAAATAGAATAATCAGTAAGCATCCTGATAAGACAGGAGAAAACAAAAAGCCCCATGACACTTTTAATGATAAAACGACAAGAGGGGTTGCACCTGCTGGTGGATGCAAGGTATTGGTCAGCATCATCAAGGAAACGCCTAGCCCAACACTCAGTGCCATAGTGAATGGCGTGATATCCCAGAATTGTAAGGTAATTAACCCTATGCAGGTTGTTAGTAAGTGACCCCCTAGAATGTTTTTTGGCTGAGCTAATGGACTTTTGGGTAAGGCAAAAAGAATGACCATAGTTGCGCCAAAGGGCGCCATAATTCCAAGATATTCAGGTGCAAGTTGAGCTCCTTGAGCAATGAGAAAAATACACAGAGTGGCTCCCATCCCTGCTAAGCAAGTTGCACAAAAACGAGATTGATAAAATGAAGTGAAAAAATTAGATAGCATGAATAGGCTCCTCTAGAGCAGGTTTTAATCAGCATAAATTCAAGTAGACCGATTTGTCTATTCAATGGTAGACAAGTCTGTTCACCTATGTCAATATTCTTTTTACCAAGGGGGATGAAGTGAACAAACCTGATTTATTAATTCATACAGCGTTCAAACTTTTTTATCAGCATGGCATTCATGCGGTTGGTATTAACCAGATTTTGCAGGAATCTGGAGTGGCAAAAAAAACCCTTTATCACCACTTTAGTAGTAAAGAGGCCTTAGTTGAGGCTGTGTTGATTTACCAAGATCAAGTTTTTATGGATTGGTTAACATCCAGAATGATGGCGTCTGGCGAGGGAAAAGCCGCTGTTTTAGCTTTGTTTGATGCGCTTGATGATTGGTTTCACGATAGAGTTGAGGTGTTATCGCCTTTTAAAGGCTGTTTCTTTGTAAAGGCCAATGGAGAGTTTTCTGATCATATTGTAAATGGGTTATGTCAGCGACATAAACAGAATATTACGTCTTTTGTTCAGGCACATCTTGTTGGATGTGTATCAGAACTGGATCTTGCCGATGTAGCGCAAAGTATTAGTGTGTTAAAAGAAGGGGCGATTGCTCAAGCGTATGTTTCGGGTGACCTAGATGCGGCTAAGAGAGCAAAAGCTATGGCTGTTACTCTCTTAGGTTAGAGTAGAAAAACTGTACCTATTTGGCTTTTAATCTTCGGTATCGCTGTTTCTAATGCGAGCTAAGCGATCTTGTTCTTCTTCAAAGGCTTCTTTAATTTCTTGTAATACGGCATCCACATCGGCTTCTTCGGTGGGGTCTTCAAATAACCCCGTGAGTTCTGTATGTGGTGTTAGCTTTCCGGCTTCAAAGAGCGCCCAAATTTCTTTCGCATATTGAGTCTCAAGCAGCTCAGGTGCAAACATACCGTAGTAGTTGCGCATATTGTTCACATCGCGCTCTAGCATCCATTCGGCATTATTGTTGGCGGCGGCATCGACGGCTTGTGGCAAATCAATAATAACTGGGCCGTTAGAGTCGACCAGCACGTTAAATTCAGACAAATCGCCATGAACCAAGCCGGCGCATAACATGCGAACAATATCTTTAATAATGAGGTCATGATCGTGCTTGGCTTGCTCTTCTGTCAGGACGACATCATTAAGACGTGGGGCGACTTCACCATTATCATCGGTCACCAGTTCCATTAATAAGACACCGTCAAAGCAGCCATAAGGCGTCGGGGTTCGAACCCCTGCCGCGGCCAAGCGGTATAGGGCATCGACTTCTGCATTTTGCCAAAGGTTTTCTTGCTCATCTCGGCCAAACTTGGAGCCTTTTTCCATTGCTCTAGAGCGACGGCTATTGCGAACTTTTCGACCCTCGCGGTATTGAACTGCCTGCTTAAAGCTACGCTTGGCAGCTTCTTTATACACTTTTGCGCAACGGATCTCTGATCCGCAGCGCACCACGTAGACAGTCGCTTCTTTTCCGCTCATTAATTGTCGAAGAACTTCGTCTACTAAGCCATCTTCGATGAGAGGTTGTATTCTTTTAGGGATTTTCATGCGGCTCGTTATACAGTGATTAGATGACAAATGAAACTATCAGAAGTAGAAAATGACCTATATTTCTGATGTAGCGAAAACATTTCTATCTTGTTATAAAGAAGACGATTTATTTGAATCTCGCTTTTTATATTCATTCCTTACTAAATACTCAACCATCTCATTGATTTTCATATTATTTTCTTCAGCCAAAGCATTTAATTTCTGCTTAGTATTAAGTGTCATGCTAATGCTATAAGGCTTTTTTCCACTCGACTTCTCACGAAACTTTTTCTGGCTCCATGCTTTCTTCATTTTATCAATGATTAAAGCCTTACGGTCTACGTTATCAGATAAATCGATAGTAGCAATAACCGCGGCTTTTTTTTCTACTGCTGTGGTAGGAATCCAAGCATTTTCAAGAGGTCGCTGCGTGATATTTTGCAGATAAGACCATGTCCAAATCCATTGAGCAGGATTATTATCTTCAAGCCAGTTGACCAGAGTTTCATTGAAGCGAATGTCTTGCCATTTATCCTTTAGTTTTTCTAAAAGCGCTTCCTGCTGCTGAGAGTCTGCCTCTCCAAGGTAAAAAGCATCAATGACGTCGTTGTATCTATCGGCTGAATTCTCTCTTTCGGTATTGAATGCTTTTTCATAGAGCAATAAAAATGAGTTTTCAATATTGTCCGTTTGCTCTTCGTCTGTATTTGGCTTTTTAGAATGGCTTTTTAAGTAGCACCAAGCCCAATTACAAAGGCGCTCATTTTTTTTATCTAGCCAACGAAAATAACTAATAGGAAGTTGCGTTGCTTTGAATGCCGAACGCATTTGGCTAGCGAAGTTTTGCGGGGCGCGATTTTTACTAATTAAGTTTTGCAATTCGTTGTTTAGTTTTTCTAAACGCTCGACTTGGGATTCTCCACGTAAATTTTTAGCCGAAGCACTGCGGATGTTTTTTACTAAAAAGTCGGCATAAAAAGCACATTCTCTTTCGGACGTTGCATCAAGATACTCATTATTACCTCTAATCATGCGGTTTAATCCTTTTTAGCTTTTTTAATTATAAAAAACGAATAATTACTGTGTAGAGTGTTCCGTAAATACTACGTGTATTTTTGTGACCTTACAATAAATTTACAGTATATTTATTGATCAAAATAGCT
Protein-coding sequences here:
- a CDS encoding transporter encodes the protein MNRFKLSSIVSISAGLILSGSVLATENGAPSTAPGIYGFGAGYMPPATDVGTFAIRASIYKANKNLDGSGNDKLTDFSQTVKALSLTYIKMTDTQFQGATYGYGIVAPFLNLDIDGTVPSANIKVAGSDSGIADIQIIPYILQWHPSANLATNTQLQIQIPTGHYDKDETITTGLNHWTFSPAFNFTYTTDSEFEVSSSFQLDINTENKDTDYTSGMEYRHEFAIGQHFGDWTVGLGGFYYKQLTDDKGKASSNIVNGNKAETVALGPELSFFRPGLPIVSFHAYKEFKAKNRTQGYTAALLVSQSF
- a CDS encoding 7-cyano-7-deazaguanine/7-aminomethyl-7-deazaguanine transporter, with product MSTFTSEQKSKALWYLAIFHLLIIASSNYLVQIPFTVLGFHTTWGAFTFPFIFLATDLTVRIFGASLARKIIFLVMIPSLIVSYVLSVVFAQGAFQGFGDLSSLNTFVGRIAIASLMAYLLGQVLDIQVFNRLRQLKQWWIAPAASTLFGNGLDTLAFFGIAFYQSPDPFMAQHWQEIALADFGFKLIISLGLFIPMYGMLLNYLTKHITAIKPDFHVPSVQGNSAL
- a CDS encoding HPP family protein, with the protein product MLSNFFTSFYQSRFCATCLAGMGATLCIFLIAQGAQLAPEYLGIMAPFGATMVILFALPKSPLAQPKNILGGHLLTTCIGLITLQFWDITPFTMALSVGLGVSLMMLTNTLHPPAGATPLVVLSLKVSWGFLFSPVLSGCLLIILFGWFYHNWISRIGYPLKTKN
- a CDS encoding TetR/AcrR family transcriptional regulator, which encodes MNKPDLLIHTAFKLFYQHGIHAVGINQILQESGVAKKTLYHHFSSKEALVEAVLIYQDQVFMDWLTSRMMASGEGKAAVLALFDALDDWFHDRVEVLSPFKGCFFVKANGEFSDHIVNGLCQRHKQNITSFVQAHLVGCVSELDLADVAQSISVLKEGAIAQAYVSGDLDAAKRAKAMAVTLLG
- a CDS encoding PA4780 family RIO1-like protein kinase, which produces MKIPKRIQPLIEDGLVDEVLRQLMSGKEATVYVVRCGSEIRCAKVYKEAAKRSFKQAVQYREGRKVRNSRRSRAMEKGSKFGRDEQENLWQNAEVDALYRLAAAGVRTPTPYGCFDGVLLMELVTDDNGEVAPRLNDVVLTEEQAKHDHDLIIKDIVRMLCAGLVHGDLSEFNVLVDSNGPVIIDLPQAVDAAANNNAEWMLERDVNNMRNYYGMFAPELLETQYAKEIWALFEAGKLTPHTELTGLFEDPTEEADVDAVLQEIKEAFEEEQDRLARIRNSDTED